Part of the Ziziphus jujuba cultivar Dongzao chromosome 8, ASM3175591v1 genome is shown below.
ATCGGAGAAGCCCCGTACCCAAACGAGATTCAAAATGGCCAATGGGCTGCTTTTCTGCATGTCCACACCTCCGGGACGCTCCGTGGATCAAGCGCCGCAATTGTTTACTCCGGCAGGAACAGTGCCGGAGATAAAATTGCCTGGTTGAACGCTTGGTCCAATCCCTTTCATGGTACAAATTGTGTAAGTGGCTAGCTAATTATACCCTCTACCGACGCTATACCTACCTCTTATAGTATTAATTAATGATCCTTCCaatctttaattatttacttaagcTCTGTTATACTACACATtgatcatatatacatacacaggCTTACACTGAGGTTCGACCGACTAGCCATTTCGACACTGGAGGCGTTTGGGATGCGGTCGAAAGTTTGTTCAAAACTGATAATTTCAGTGACAATGAGTACGGAGGCTATACAATTGCAAGCATTGGCCAATCCTatcctatttaaaatatttgcaaatttatttttacttaacTTAGAACTTATCGTACCTGTTAATCCCAAGCCATAAGTACCCACAGTTCGAATCCCTCATCCCTGGCAATTCCTTTTGCTCCAACACATCACGATTTAAGTTCCAGTTGATTCTCTCTCAAAATTGCTCTGTTTTCACTCTTGGTCATTCCCTTTTACTTGTCTCCAGCGAATTTCCTCAACATCTAAGCATGTCATGGGGATAATAAAGtacatttttctaaaaaatatctTTGCAATTCTTTcatattgtattttgtttattgtttattttgtatGCTGTGTAGAGTTATATTTGGAATAAGAGAAATGAAATAAGTGGGCTAAATTTTGATGGAGGCACTCCGATATGAAGGAAGGAAGCAAATGAAAGAAGATTGCAGAAGGAGATTCCTATTGATTGGGATTATTCATTACAAGCACATTCTGGCGGTAATTTTTTATGCTTAATTAAACCGTCACTTTGGCGGTAACTTTAATCAAATTGCAAGCCAGCTAATTCTGGCTCTGAATTTTTCTAACAGGTGTCTACATATGAGAATAGAACTTTGACACACCTTTTTGGGGCTAAGAAACCGtcctttaattcaatttttaagtAATTGACTAAAACTCTTGTACCTTAATGCCAACAAATTCAACCAATATCAGGCTTACTTAGTTGTGAAGCACCCAATCAAAATTACCCTTCTTTTGGTGTATGATAAGTAAAAAATACTCACCTGCCATTTAGTAATTTTTGCCAAAAtacatattattgtttttttttctttaaacatgCTGATGGTGATTATAGATGCATGACAGATTTAAAAATCtttgtaccaatctttgtaTCTCGGGgaacagatttaaaaatataaaatgttaatcATTTCactgagtgatcctatctattatacaattataatagtaataataatcatagtatacttgattaattaagaataaataaataaatagataataattaattgaaaacaatattttccttcaaaaccctcaccattcactccattggaaaggtactccttttaaaacattttcacaaaatccaatattttatgcccaaatcaaagaataattaattaaacaaataattaaataatccaaatatgaataaaatacaataaaataaatttaaaatacttgcattagAAAAATGTAAcgtaaaagtgaaattcaatatataattcagaaaatttgatttaataattcaatataaacaaaatcaataacagaatttaaataattacaaacaaaccatataaaataagtggtaaaaatattataaaattcattgtgaaatatttaatcaatctatataataaaaatatggcaagatgcattttaaaaatattgatttaaaataattgacataaaatatgaataaatacattttagaaaatactaattggaaataggtgataaaacaaattaaatacatttaatttaaatacaactttaaaactttgggatttgaaatttatatctgaaaaatacttgatgcaccacactatataccagtgatgccctatgatatctAGCATCCTGAGCACCGTCCGGTGGGAgcttaaagagagaaatttgcaTACGGTCCCTTTGGCGTTCCaacagcaccgctgcttaaaccgtcatcgaGGCGGTGGAGGGaagcggctatggccaatatcaaacttgcctgtcctCGGTCCGATgacaactcacaggagacatacAGCTGCACGcttatccatatatatagtatagaacaccagtactgtatgagtgcgtctaaaatcaattactaaatttattattaaaatactaagttttccaaaaattcaccgtgggaattataccatttttcaaattcacaatctcacatttttcttaaatattaccagcataaatccatcgataatatataatttttcccatattataaaatcaactagataatatttcaagtgcataaatatatattttgagagaactataacttaaaccaatatttttcttgaaatctttaaaatcaaatcatgccaaaaataatattaaaatcacatgaaattcatatatccttaaaatcatgtaaacacatttatcatgcattataaaatcaacatcaaacccaacaataatttattaaaaaccttaaactataattcctttaaaatctcaaatatatttttggccacgacacatatattaaaaccatcataaattggcattgtaaaattaaatggaaaatccttcaaatattaaacgtatattaaaattcacatgaaagcatttctaattacaccatattccaacaataaaatataacaattattaataaaattccatatccataaaatttttgaaatcaaaatatttcttgatgcacaaataaatataattcattcaattttggcatcaaaattctaaatatatatttactaaatattcaacacataaaacatattcttcaactaaccaattaacacaaaatatatataatttaacatcccaaaataattttgaagttgggtcactcacctcaagcatgtGTATCAATTGAGATCCTTTGCAGGATCAACTcaactacccacacgtgcacctagaATATCCACAATAtacaaaactaattatattaatattttaatagagtaactcccaaatggatacccgaggagcgaacacaaacgacaaccaaaatttatgaatgaTATACCTAATCGAAGCatgtgaaacgaggattacgggtctggtcttactttccggagatcggacccatggtggctggaatctcgtCCGAAAGCTCTCAGATTTTAGgccctcgattctcacaatccgttaataattgaggaaagtggacaccagatttgggttcagagggtcagaattagtggggaagggtAGGAGGTGTCGTCAGAAACTCACCGGAGATGGGTTTTTTGGTAAGCCGCCGTGGTCACTGGATTCTGCCACCGTCGGCAGAATGTCGAGGGTCTATTGGCAGTGAAAATTGGTTTGGAGGTAGATCTGATGATGGGTAGTCCAACGGGACAGGCGGTGAGGCAAAAAGAGGTAAGGTTTGGGAGGAATCTACGATGGAAAGTAACAGCACCGCCGTCGAAAATCGTCCCAATCCGTACGCATCAGCTGtcggttggccatgaaattttgggggttggctAGTTTCAGGTGGACTTGAAGGTGGTCTTGCACGTGTATTGTTCTGGTAGTCGGACAGCAGTCGGATGGTGGTGGCTGGTGGTGGTTTCTCTCACCtcactctctctcctctttcactCTCCTCCCTCCCATGCCCCACCACCCATTTTGGCCAATTAAAATGCCacccatgggtgccactgtgcactcatgggattggctgaaaactTGACATGTGGTGACACTGTTTACATACACATAGATCAATGAATATTAACCATTATCTCGGAAAATTTTTTTGGGtctgtaactttcaaaccacatgtccaaattaagtgtaattacaaaaataaatatccaaattaggcgtgatactagtctacgaacttgtatcgatgagtacttcacaatcatacatgagtcaaagctcaattctaCAGGAATAAAAGGTCAACTCTGACACCTTTGGATAGTTCGAACCTCaatttattttgctcataactttcaaaccgtagatctgttttcgatgtgctactagtctacggactcatgtCGAGTTATAATTCACAATGGTTCATCGGTCAACCTGGAATTTtatccgaatcaaaaagtcaaagttggaCCCTTTCGGTTAACATCAATCAAATCCCATCAATCttgatcaacgtgcaaaaatttctgTATAATTTGGGATAGGgtgttacaaaaataataataaaatatataattcattgatCTTCAAAAATAACCTTTTGATCACATTgtcatttgaaaataattttagaattaactgtacatttatatcaaaatttcaattgaCAAGACAAACCCAAAGATCTTCCACAATTCTCAAGTGGCCTCATCCAGGAAAAGTCTTAGCTAGCGAATAATCTTATGGAAAATTCAGCAAAATCTTCCATAAAATGTGGACAAcccaaaattatatacatatatatatatacacacacatatatcaaTCAATGTCCACTACCATCCGCAACCATAACTACAAGAATTATCAATGCATATTAGAGCATACTAAGatgttttatcaattttatgttGATACAAGTGGAAGAAAATAGTACAAATGATGTAGAATAAATAAGAGAAATATGAGATACTACTGATGTGGATAACAGCAATTGATGTGATGTGCAATGGGTGTGTCAGCTAATAGTTAAGACCTAAAGAAAtggattaaaataataaaaagtgagATAAGGATATCTCAATTAATAGATTATTAAATACAAGAAAATAgccatttaactttttaaattctttccttttaaaaccttaCCTTTGGGTCTTTGAAATGTTccccatttaaaattttttcaccAAAATCCATATTCTTAACCCCAATAACTTGTTTAAATAAAACTAACATTCAAAGAAATAGAACAGTGTGAAATCATGcattaaaaagaattataaaactaTAATGAATGCATAAACCATTCATATGAATATTCAATCAACACTTATCCCATTGGACAACCTTTGCATGAACCTAGTTATCATTAGTGTACCATACTATATAATAGGTATTAACAAGAGGTCCTTATAATCCCAAGGTGCTACATGATAGTGTGGGAGGCGAAAACCTATATTTTTAACCCTGATAACctatttaaataaaactaatatttaaaaagaaatagaataCTGTGAAATCTTGcattaaaaagaattataaaactaTAATGAATGCGTAGaccatttatataaatatttaatcaaaaCTTATTATATAGGACAAACTTTGCATGAACTCAGTTGTCATTAGCGTACCATACTATATGCCAAGTACTAATAAGTGGTTATTAGAATCCTAAAGTACCATAGGATAGTGGTGGTTGGGGAGAACCCCAACAAGaccatttttgtcccaaggtcaTGACAGATCTCGTCATAACTCTCTGTAGTAGATTATTGACAACACATATATAATAACCATTGTTGTTCCGCTTGCAAATATACGAAATATAACATAGTAATTCTATGTATAGTCATGATATAAGTGAGTAATGATACGGTACTATACCAATTTGATGACCATAGGATGACAGATTTGCTACGAGACCTTTAGAAGGCTAAAGGGTTGTGAAATATGTTCTTCCTATGGTTTCGATAACGCCTCACCTCCTTTAGCATCTCACTCTTTTGCTTCATGGATATTATTTACAATTTAACCACCACACCCTAGACagtattgtaacaccccgtcctgaagtACGCCAGAAATTTCTCTAGTTGACCGaagttgatcaagtttgaccgttgttgacaaaaaaggtcaaattttgacttttgactcggtaagaattctaggttgattgaggcACCGTTGTGAGGTACACATTGACCcgagtctatagactagtagcacgtcaaaaacagagctataatttgaaagttatgagcaaaacaagttgaggtccaaattgtctaaaggtgccaagttgactttttattcttgtgaaATTTAACTTTGACTTTTATCTGGTTGTAAAGTACCATTGCATGAAAATTAAGATCTAGTGACACTCACTTAGTGACGTTAGAAATCAAacgcatttaaaaaaataaaaccgcgactctgaggttaatatgtcagtaaaaattcaataaatagacGACGCATCCGAAAACTGTCAACGTCAAGCAGTCGCTAGAAACAACAACACGCGACACATCTTTTAAGAGTCGCTAAATATTTGGTTGAACAGAGTCGCCTTTAATAGCGtgcgtatattttatatgaattgtattgtttaaatgatacactaatgaaaaatgattaatcaaatacttatttatgtttatataacaacaaaatttaattatacgtgATTGTTGCTCAATtagataatttttcatgtacaatTTATTCTCGCAAAGTTTTTCACGTAATTGGATAGGCAACTGT
Proteins encoded:
- the LOC107412848 gene encoding 23 kDa jasmonate-induced protein, with amino-acid sequence MADNLFGTPVTDATVKLYYPDIKEITAKDRAQVAFQLKEADQKSENADIRYKDYDFHGHIGEAPYPNEIQNGQWAAFLHVHTSGTLRGSSAAIVYSGRNSAGDKIAWLNAWSNPFHGTNCAYTEVRPTSHFDTGGVWDAVESLFKTDNFSDNEYGGYTIASIGQSYPI